From the Paraburkholderia sp. PREW-6R genome, one window contains:
- a CDS encoding glycosyltransferase family A protein has product MFSIIIPTWNNLPYLRLVIESLRRHSRHAHQIIVHVNDGSDGTLAWVRDEGIEHTASPGNIGICHAVNIAAARATQNYIVYMNDDMYCCPGWDDALARRLANMPSDNLFMLSGTMIEPVDSGNPCVVVHNFGRDVETFRADELVAAAPGLVRADWRGATWPPTLVHRDWWHKVGGYSSELSPGMSSDNDFSMKLWDAGCRVFLGVGDSLVYHFQQKSTGKVVKNDGRRQFLNKWGMTQATFDRYYLRRGTAVTGGAAVSDPPRTGRLQRALLKSRIKRAFS; this is encoded by the coding sequence ATGTTCTCAATCATCATCCCGACCTGGAACAATCTGCCTTATCTGCGTCTCGTGATCGAGAGCTTGCGGCGTCATTCGCGGCATGCGCACCAGATCATCGTGCACGTCAACGACGGCTCGGACGGCACACTGGCTTGGGTGCGCGACGAAGGTATCGAGCACACCGCATCGCCTGGCAACATCGGCATCTGCCATGCGGTGAATATCGCGGCGGCGCGCGCCACGCAGAACTACATCGTCTACATGAACGACGACATGTACTGCTGCCCCGGCTGGGACGACGCGCTCGCCCGACGCCTCGCGAACATGCCGTCGGACAACCTGTTCATGTTGTCCGGCACGATGATCGAACCGGTCGACTCGGGCAATCCGTGCGTGGTGGTGCACAACTTTGGGCGCGACGTCGAGACCTTCCGCGCCGACGAACTGGTGGCCGCCGCGCCTGGCCTCGTGCGTGCCGACTGGCGCGGCGCGACGTGGCCGCCCACGCTCGTGCACCGCGACTGGTGGCACAAGGTCGGCGGCTACAGCAGCGAACTGAGCCCCGGCATGAGCAGCGACAACGACTTCTCGATGAAGCTGTGGGACGCCGGCTGCCGCGTGTTCCTCGGCGTCGGCGACAGCCTCGTCTATCACTTCCAGCAGAAGAGCACCGGCAAGGTGGTGAAAAACGATGGCCGGCGCCAGTTTCTCAACAAATGGGGGATGACACAGGCGACGTTCGACCGTTATTACCTGCGTCGCGGCACGGCGGTGACCGGCGGTGCCGCGGTGAGCGATCCGCCACGGACCGGCCGCTTGCAGCGCGCATTGCTCAAGTCCCGTATCAAGCGCGCTTTTAGCTGA